One window of Leifsonia sp. AK011 genomic DNA carries:
- the valS gene encoding valine--tRNA ligase: protein MPDSTPASIPEKPALEGLEDKWGPAWESQGTYRFDRADAIARGKGSVFSVDTPPPTASGSLHIGHVFSYTHMDLVTRFQRMRGKAIFYPMGWDDNGLPTERRVQNYYGVRCDPSLPYDPDFTPPLQGGEGSSGKAADQIPISRRNFIELCEELTAEDEKQFEDLWRQLGLSVDWSLTYRTIGDHAQAAAQRAFLRNLARGEAYQADAPTLWDITFRTAVAQAELEDKEQPAAYHRVAFHRTDGDGDIHIETTRPELLAACVALVAHPDDERYKPFFGTTVTTPLFGVEVPVVAHHLAQQDKGSGIAMICTFGDVTDVVWWRELDLPNRTIIGADGRIIAEPPAAIETDAAKATYAELAGKTVFSAKARTVELLRESGELIGDPKPISHAVKFFEKGDKPLEIISTRQWYITNGARDESLREKLVAAGREISFTPDHMRVRYENWVGGLTGDWLISRQRFFGVPIPVWYELDADGEKGAVIVPTEESLPVDPSSDVPPGYSETDRGKTFVGEVDIMDTWATSSLTPQIAGGWVTDPELFDLVFPYALRSQGQDIIRTWLFSTVLRAELENGTIPWKNAGISGFIVDPDRKKMSKSKGNVVTPKGMLDDHGSDAVRYWAASSRLGTDAAFDPQNPKQIKIGRRLAIKVLNAAKFVYGFPATGDVSLDAVTQPLDRDMLAELASVVRVATESLENFDHARALETTEQFFWTFCDDYLELVKERAYGTGEGQASAVAALRTAIDVFLRLLAPYLPFATEEVWSWTHEDSVHTSAWPTVADLGSPADPDGLLTVVSEALISIRRAKTDAKASQKTEVLSATITGPAQLEDGLADLKAVGRIAGVTFVESDEILVTDIVLAEAPE, encoded by the coding sequence ATGCCTGATTCCACGCCAGCCAGCATCCCCGAGAAGCCGGCACTCGAGGGCCTCGAAGACAAGTGGGGTCCCGCCTGGGAGTCCCAGGGCACCTACCGGTTCGATCGTGCCGACGCCATCGCGCGCGGCAAGGGGTCGGTCTTCTCCGTTGACACTCCCCCGCCGACGGCCTCGGGCAGCCTGCATATCGGCCACGTGTTCAGCTACACCCACATGGACCTCGTCACGCGCTTCCAGCGCATGCGAGGCAAGGCGATCTTCTACCCCATGGGGTGGGACGACAACGGCCTGCCCACCGAGCGTCGCGTGCAGAACTACTACGGCGTGCGCTGCGACCCGTCGCTGCCCTACGACCCCGACTTCACTCCCCCACTTCAGGGTGGCGAGGGCTCGAGCGGCAAGGCAGCGGACCAGATTCCGATCTCGCGCCGCAACTTCATCGAGCTGTGCGAGGAGCTCACCGCCGAAGACGAGAAGCAGTTCGAGGACCTCTGGCGCCAGCTCGGCCTCTCCGTCGACTGGTCGCTGACCTACCGCACGATCGGCGATCACGCGCAGGCGGCGGCCCAGCGCGCCTTCCTCCGCAACCTCGCCCGCGGCGAGGCCTACCAGGCCGACGCCCCCACGCTGTGGGACATCACGTTCCGCACGGCCGTCGCACAGGCCGAGCTCGAGGACAAGGAGCAGCCCGCCGCGTACCACCGGGTCGCATTCCACCGCACGGACGGTGACGGTGACATCCACATCGAGACGACCCGGCCCGAGCTGCTCGCGGCCTGCGTCGCCCTCGTCGCGCATCCCGATGACGAGCGCTACAAGCCCTTCTTCGGCACGACGGTGACCACCCCGCTCTTCGGAGTCGAGGTCCCCGTGGTGGCCCACCACCTCGCCCAGCAGGACAAGGGTTCCGGCATCGCCATGATCTGCACCTTCGGCGACGTGACCGACGTCGTCTGGTGGCGCGAGCTCGACCTCCCGAACCGCACGATCATCGGGGCCGACGGCCGCATCATCGCCGAGCCGCCAGCCGCCATCGAGACGGATGCCGCGAAGGCGACCTACGCGGAACTGGCGGGCAAGACGGTCTTCAGCGCCAAGGCCCGCACGGTTGAGCTTCTTCGCGAATCCGGCGAGCTGATCGGCGACCCGAAGCCCATCAGTCACGCCGTGAAGTTCTTCGAGAAGGGCGACAAGCCCCTCGAGATCATCTCGACCCGCCAGTGGTACATCACCAACGGCGCACGCGACGAGTCGCTTCGCGAGAAGCTCGTGGCCGCCGGCAGGGAGATCTCCTTCACCCCCGATCACATGCGCGTGCGCTACGAGAACTGGGTCGGTGGCCTCACGGGTGACTGGCTCATTTCGCGCCAGCGATTCTTCGGAGTTCCCATCCCTGTCTGGTACGAGCTCGACGCCGACGGCGAGAAGGGCGCAGTCATCGTGCCCACCGAGGAGTCCCTGCCCGTCGACCCGTCGAGTGACGTACCACCCGGCTACTCCGAGACGGACCGTGGCAAGACCTTCGTCGGCGAGGTCGACATCATGGACACCTGGGCCACCTCATCCCTCACGCCGCAGATCGCCGGCGGGTGGGTCACCGACCCCGAGCTGTTCGATCTCGTCTTCCCGTACGCCCTGCGCAGCCAGGGGCAGGACATCATCCGCACCTGGCTCTTCTCGACCGTCCTGCGCGCCGAGCTCGAGAACGGCACGATCCCGTGGAAGAACGCCGGCATCTCCGGTTTCATCGTCGACCCCGACCGCAAGAAGATGTCCAAGTCCAAGGGCAACGTCGTCACCCCCAAGGGGATGCTGGACGACCACGGCTCCGACGCAGTGCGCTACTGGGCGGCATCCTCTCGCCTCGGCACCGATGCCGCCTTCGACCCGCAGAACCCGAAGCAGATCAAGATCGGTCGCAGGCTCGCGATCAAGGTGCTCAACGCCGCGAAGTTCGTCTACGGGTTCCCCGCGACAGGCGACGTGTCACTGGATGCCGTGACCCAGCCCCTCGACAGGGACATGCTCGCCGAGCTCGCGTCCGTGGTGCGAGTGGCCACGGAGTCGCTCGAGAACTTCGACCACGCGCGAGCACTCGAGACGACCGAGCAGTTCTTCTGGACTTTCTGCGACGACTACCTCGAGCTCGTGAAGGAGCGCGCCTACGGAACCGGCGAGGGCCAGGCATCCGCCGTGGCCGCCCTCCGCACGGCGATCGACGTGTTCCTGCGGCTGCTCGCGCCGTACCTGCCCTTCGCCACCGAGGAGGTCTGGAGCTGGACCCACGAGGATTCGGTCCACACGTCGGCGTGGCCGACCGTGGCCGACCTCGGCTCGCCGGCCGACCCCGACGGACTCCTGACCGTCGTGAGCGAGGCACTCATCAGCATCCGTCGCGCGAAGACGGATGCGAAGGCCTCCCAGAAGACCGAGGTGCTGTCCGCCACGATCACCGGCCCAGCCCAGCTCGAGGACGGACTCGCCGACCTCAAGGCCGTGGGCCGAATCGCCGGCGTGACCTTCGTGGAGTCGGATGAGATCCTCGTGACCGACATCGTTCTTGCGGAGGCCCCCGAATGA
- a CDS encoding M3 family metallopeptidase — translation MSNPFFAPSPLPFTLPPFADIRDEHYLPAFERGMAEQLEEISAITGQTEQPTFENTMLPLERSGQLLERVATVFFTLTSADSTDFLNDLEEQIAPLLAAHSDAIRLDAALFARIESLHNQLDDLGLDAESRYLVERYFMEFSIAGAGLDDPQKQQLRDYNQRLSTLTTRFEKNLLADTNDLAVVITDVAELDGLGPGEISAAAEAARERGLEDAYLITLVLPTGHPSLSALTNRAVRARIMDASRARGTRGGTWDNRDLVLEITRLRAERARLLGFDSHAAWVIADETAKSPATVAAMLARLATPAARNAREEQAALEALAGHPIEAHDWAFYSEKVRQEKYDVDEVAMRPYFEAERVLRDGVFYAATRLYGITFSERTDLVAYHPDVRVFEVLEEDGSSVGLFLLDLYTRDSKRGGAWMNSLSSQSALLGHPVIVTNTLNVPKPAAGEPTLLTYDEVETFFHEFGHALHGLFARVTYPKFAGTNTYRDFVEFPSQVNEMWMLWPEVLENYAAHFETGEPMPTELVAKIQAAASFNQGFSTSEYLAAALLDQAWHSITADTSVADVAEFEASALAAAGLDNPAIPTRYASTYFAHTFAGGYDAGYYSYIWSEVLDADTVAWFGANGGLTRENGQRFRDRLLAVGGSKDPLEAFRDFRGRDAEIQPLLDRRGLD, via the coding sequence ATGTCCAACCCGTTCTTCGCGCCCAGCCCACTCCCCTTCACCCTGCCTCCGTTCGCGGACATCCGTGATGAGCACTACCTGCCGGCATTCGAACGCGGTATGGCTGAGCAACTGGAGGAGATCTCCGCGATCACGGGCCAAACCGAGCAGCCAACCTTCGAGAACACGATGCTGCCGCTCGAGCGGAGCGGACAGCTCCTCGAGCGCGTAGCGACGGTCTTCTTCACGCTCACCTCGGCCGACTCGACGGACTTCCTCAACGATCTGGAGGAGCAGATCGCACCCCTTCTGGCGGCGCACTCCGACGCCATCCGCTTGGATGCCGCCCTCTTCGCGCGTATCGAGAGCCTCCACAACCAGCTTGACGACCTGGGACTCGACGCGGAGTCGCGCTATCTCGTCGAGCGGTACTTCATGGAGTTCTCGATCGCCGGCGCCGGTCTCGATGACCCCCAGAAGCAGCAGTTGCGCGACTACAACCAGCGCCTCTCCACCCTCACGACACGCTTCGAGAAGAACCTTCTGGCCGACACGAACGACCTCGCTGTCGTCATCACGGATGTCGCCGAGCTCGACGGCCTCGGACCCGGCGAGATCTCCGCAGCGGCAGAAGCAGCTCGCGAGCGTGGACTGGAGGACGCCTACCTCATCACGCTCGTTCTTCCGACCGGGCATCCGTCGCTCTCGGCCCTGACGAATCGCGCGGTGCGCGCCCGGATCATGGATGCCTCACGCGCCCGTGGCACGCGCGGTGGAACGTGGGACAACCGCGATCTCGTGCTCGAGATCACGAGGCTCCGCGCCGAGCGAGCTCGACTCCTGGGCTTCGACTCGCACGCGGCGTGGGTCATCGCGGATGAGACGGCGAAAAGTCCGGCGACGGTGGCGGCGATGCTCGCCCGGCTCGCCACCCCTGCCGCCAGGAACGCGCGGGAGGAGCAGGCCGCCCTCGAAGCACTGGCCGGGCATCCCATCGAGGCCCACGACTGGGCCTTCTACAGCGAGAAGGTGCGACAGGAGAAGTACGACGTCGACGAGGTGGCGATGCGCCCGTACTTCGAGGCGGAGCGCGTGCTGCGCGACGGCGTGTTCTACGCGGCGACTCGGCTGTACGGGATCACGTTCTCCGAGCGCACCGACCTCGTGGCCTATCACCCCGATGTTCGCGTCTTCGAGGTGCTCGAGGAGGACGGCTCGTCGGTCGGGCTGTTCCTGCTCGACCTCTACACGCGCGACTCGAAGCGTGGCGGCGCGTGGATGAACTCCCTGAGCTCGCAATCGGCGCTGCTCGGGCATCCGGTCATCGTCACGAACACGCTCAACGTGCCGAAGCCCGCGGCGGGCGAACCCACCCTTTTGACCTATGACGAGGTCGAGACGTTCTTCCACGAGTTCGGGCATGCCCTCCACGGCCTGTTCGCCCGTGTCACCTACCCGAAGTTCGCCGGGACGAACACCTACCGCGACTTCGTCGAGTTCCCGAGCCAGGTCAATGAGATGTGGATGCTCTGGCCCGAGGTCCTGGAGAACTACGCGGCGCACTTCGAGACGGGCGAGCCCATGCCTACGGAGCTCGTGGCCAAGATCCAGGCCGCCGCCTCGTTCAACCAGGGCTTCTCGACGAGCGAGTACCTGGCCGCGGCACTCCTCGACCAGGCCTGGCATTCGATCACGGCCGACACCTCGGTGGCGGACGTAGCGGAATTCGAGGCCTCGGCCCTGGCTGCGGCGGGCCTCGACAACCCGGCGATTCCCACTCGCTACGCGAGCACCTACTTCGCGCATACCTTCGCCGGCGGCTACGACGCCGGGTACTACTCGTACATCTGGAGCGAGGTGCTCGACGCTGACACGGTCGCGTGGTTCGGGGCCAACGGCGGGCTCACACGCGAGAACGGCCAGCGTTTCCGGGATCGGCTGCTCGCCGTCGGCGGCTCGAAGGATCCGCTCGAGGCATTCCGTGACTTCCGTGGCCGGGACGCCGAGATCCAGCCCCTGCTCGATCGGCGCGGGCTCGACTAG
- a CDS encoding LLM class flavin-dependent oxidoreductase, translating into MDATGVDPGMSIPLSVLDLASVYEGMSHAEALRDTIATAQEAEKLGYRRIWVAEHHGMPAVASSAPAVLIGAIAAATSTIRVGSGGVMLPNHSSLVIAEQFGTLVALHGDRIDLGLGRAPGTDGLTAAVLRRAAQESVDDFPNQVIELLAWFGTIPPLENGIGSRIVAVPGLGDSPEMWLLGSSDFSARLAGMMGLPFAFAHHFAGGPNTRVAFDIYRESFTPSVVLTEPHSMVAVSTLVAENAEEAERLALPNGLLFVRMRKGERPGRIPSLAEAEAYPWSAQELEWVRERNSHQAIGDVTHATQRIADLAASTGADEVIVAPQGPDLASKLATLRAIAP; encoded by the coding sequence GTGGATGCCACGGGCGTTGACCCCGGCATGAGCATCCCCCTTTCCGTCCTCGACCTCGCCTCCGTCTACGAGGGGATGTCGCACGCCGAAGCGCTGCGCGACACGATCGCCACCGCGCAGGAGGCGGAGAAGCTCGGCTACCGCAGGATCTGGGTCGCGGAGCACCACGGGATGCCCGCCGTCGCGTCATCCGCCCCTGCGGTGCTCATCGGGGCGATCGCCGCCGCGACGTCCACGATCCGCGTCGGCTCCGGTGGAGTCATGCTGCCGAACCACTCGTCCCTCGTGATCGCCGAGCAGTTCGGCACGCTCGTCGCGCTCCACGGCGACCGCATCGACCTCGGGCTCGGACGTGCGCCTGGCACGGACGGTCTGACGGCGGCTGTTCTCCGCCGCGCGGCTCAGGAATCGGTCGACGACTTCCCCAACCAGGTGATCGAGCTCCTTGCATGGTTCGGCACGATCCCGCCGCTCGAGAACGGCATCGGCTCGCGCATCGTGGCCGTGCCGGGGCTCGGTGACTCGCCCGAGATGTGGCTTCTCGGTTCGAGTGACTTCAGCGCGCGCCTGGCGGGGATGATGGGCCTCCCGTTCGCCTTCGCCCATCACTTCGCGGGAGGTCCGAACACGCGTGTCGCCTTCGACATCTACCGGGAGAGCTTCACACCCTCCGTTGTTCTCACCGAGCCGCACTCGATGGTCGCGGTCTCCACTCTCGTTGCCGAGAACGCCGAAGAGGCGGAGCGTCTGGCTCTGCCGAACGGCCTGCTGTTCGTGCGGATGCGCAAGGGGGAGCGTCCCGGTCGCATCCCGAGTCTCGCCGAGGCCGAGGCGTATCCGTGGTCGGCCCAGGAACTCGAGTGGGTCAGGGAGCGCAACTCCCACCAGGCGATCGGGGATGTCACGCACGCGACGCAGCGCATCGCCGACCTCGCCGCGAGCACGGGCGCCGACGAGGTGATAGTCGCGCCGCAGGGACCGGACCTCGCGTCGAAGCTCGCCACCCTGCGTGCAATCGCCCCGTAG
- a CDS encoding benzoate/H(+) symporter BenE family transporter — MFQSISAGFVAAIAGFASSFALVIAAFIAVGATPEQAGSGLLAICLATAVVSTIGALVLRIPLAIAWSTPGAAVLLAAAGQGITFSDAVGAFIVSAILIVLCGLWPWLGRAITSIPKPLASAMLAGVLLPICLAPFQAVAELPLLAGPIVLTWLVLYRLAPRWAVPAAMVVAIVCVFISAGSDWITEASIAPQLTFVAPTFNINTVISLGLPLFIVTMAGQNIPGFTVMKSNDYTVPPRFALVGTGLGSAGAAFFGGHAINLGAITAAIMAGDESHPDRSKRWTATLTNGLLYIPLGLGAGAAVALVNAAPSILITAVAGLAVLGALISSVVGALEAPEHRITAIITFLVVASGIVIAGIGSAFWGLLAGGIVMLWLGWQRRPKPEPISETAPSGAPGESAEAGSPAEPETTPKA; from the coding sequence ATGTTCCAGTCGATTTCCGCAGGTTTTGTCGCAGCCATTGCCGGCTTTGCGTCGTCCTTCGCTCTTGTCATTGCCGCCTTCATCGCCGTAGGCGCCACCCCTGAGCAGGCCGGTTCCGGCCTCCTCGCCATCTGTCTGGCCACAGCGGTCGTCAGTACGATCGGCGCCCTCGTCCTCAGGATCCCGCTCGCGATCGCGTGGTCGACGCCCGGCGCAGCAGTGCTGCTCGCCGCGGCGGGCCAGGGCATCACCTTCTCCGACGCCGTCGGTGCCTTCATCGTCAGCGCGATTCTCATCGTGCTGTGCGGGCTCTGGCCCTGGCTCGGGCGTGCGATCACGAGCATCCCCAAGCCGCTCGCGAGCGCGATGCTCGCCGGCGTGCTCCTGCCCATCTGCCTGGCGCCGTTCCAGGCGGTGGCCGAGCTTCCCCTCCTCGCCGGCCCGATCGTTCTCACGTGGCTCGTGCTTTACCGGCTTGCGCCCCGTTGGGCGGTGCCCGCGGCCATGGTCGTCGCGATCGTGTGCGTGTTCATCTCGGCCGGCAGCGACTGGATCACCGAGGCATCCATCGCACCCCAACTGACCTTCGTCGCACCGACCTTCAACATCAACACCGTCATCAGCCTCGGGCTGCCACTCTTCATCGTCACCATGGCTGGCCAGAACATTCCGGGCTTCACCGTCATGAAGAGCAACGACTACACGGTGCCGCCGCGCTTCGCCCTCGTGGGTACCGGTCTCGGTTCGGCGGGAGCGGCGTTCTTCGGCGGACACGCCATCAACCTGGGTGCCATCACAGCAGCGATCATGGCGGGCGACGAGTCGCACCCCGACCGCTCGAAGCGGTGGACTGCGACGCTCACCAACGGACTGCTCTACATTCCGCTCGGTCTCGGTGCGGGAGCCGCGGTGGCCCTGGTGAATGCGGCCCCCTCCATCCTCATCACGGCTGTCGCAGGCCTGGCCGTGCTCGGAGCGCTCATCTCGAGCGTCGTAGGTGCCCTCGAGGCTCCCGAGCACCGGATCACGGCGATCATCACGTTCCTCGTCGTCGCCTCCGGCATCGTCATCGCCGGAATCGGCTCCGCTTTCTGGGGGCTCCTGGCCGGCGGCATCGTCATGCTGTGGCTCGGTTGGCAACGCCGCCCGAAGCCCGAGCCGATCTCCGAGACGGCACCCTCCGGGGCGCCGGGGGAGTCCGCCGAGGCTGGCTCGCCCGCCGAGCCGGAGACCACCCCGAAGGCCTAG
- a CDS encoding M1 family metallopeptidase codes for MTDCVLPNTGVDFLPLALGLTALGLGLLVAGILLWRQRRRGLLLLILPLALVVSLGVAPAQPASAVDCPPGTIPAVEFTPGAAGIGDDYYPLDGNGGYDVQDYDLQLAYDPESRVLSGTAVITAVATQNLSRFNLDFDTRDTDLSDAIVVSDVVVNNSPATWTLETTQISIETGQPQLPDSVDGDATPPRTELVVTPAAGIPTGSTITTEVAYSGIPIPLDDVFGPGGVLPTGDGAVIIGEPRVAATWFPSNDHPLDKATFTIEMTVPEGTESIANGRLESETTSGGVTTRVWVMDEPMATYLATATTGEYDETVTTAPDGITYYNAIDPDLFSVEADGGGAFVGDVATDVFDSEPEVIAFLEDFFGPYPFSEAGGIAVGEIAPGEDLPYALENQTRPIYPAWAFPADADPATVVHELAHQWYGDSVTLSRWGDMWLNEGFATYAEWLWAEDDGGLTAQQQFDAYYINPPGNNAAFWAATPGEPGPAGLFDTPVYYRSAMALQALRMEVGDPTFFAIIEGWATENAGGNVTTQQFVDYASSVADQDLSGLFDAWLFTPEQPAL; via the coding sequence ATGACGGACTGCGTTCTGCCCAACACTGGAGTCGACTTCCTCCCCCTGGCCCTGGGGCTCACGGCCCTCGGGCTCGGTCTGCTGGTCGCGGGGATCCTGCTCTGGCGCCAACGCCGCCGGGGCCTCCTGCTGCTCATCCTTCCTCTCGCGCTCGTCGTGTCCCTCGGTGTGGCCCCCGCGCAGCCCGCGTCCGCGGTTGACTGCCCGCCCGGAACGATCCCGGCTGTCGAGTTCACGCCAGGCGCCGCCGGAATCGGGGACGACTACTACCCGCTCGACGGCAACGGTGGCTACGACGTGCAGGACTACGACCTCCAGCTCGCCTATGACCCGGAGTCCCGCGTGCTGTCGGGCACTGCTGTCATCACGGCCGTTGCGACCCAGAACCTCTCGCGCTTCAACCTCGACTTCGACACCCGGGACACCGACCTGTCCGACGCGATCGTCGTCTCCGACGTCGTGGTCAACAACTCGCCGGCCACTTGGACCCTTGAGACGACGCAGATCAGCATCGAGACCGGCCAGCCGCAGCTTCCGGACAGCGTGGATGGCGACGCCACCCCGCCGCGCACGGAGCTCGTCGTGACGCCGGCCGCTGGCATCCCGACCGGCAGCACCATCACCACCGAGGTGGCCTACAGCGGCATCCCCATCCCGCTCGACGACGTGTTCGGCCCCGGCGGCGTGCTGCCGACGGGCGACGGGGCAGTCATCATCGGTGAGCCGCGCGTTGCAGCAACGTGGTTCCCGTCGAACGATCATCCGCTCGACAAGGCGACGTTCACGATCGAGATGACCGTTCCGGAGGGGACGGAGTCGATCGCCAACGGTCGCCTGGAGTCGGAGACGACCAGCGGTGGCGTCACGACGCGAGTCTGGGTGATGGACGAGCCGATGGCGACCTACCTCGCGACGGCAACCACCGGCGAGTACGACGAGACGGTGACCACAGCACCCGACGGCATCACCTACTACAACGCGATCGATCCTGACCTGTTCTCGGTCGAGGCCGACGGTGGCGGAGCTTTCGTGGGGGATGTCGCCACCGACGTCTTCGACAGTGAGCCCGAGGTCATCGCGTTCCTCGAGGACTTCTTCGGCCCCTATCCGTTCTCGGAGGCCGGTGGCATCGCGGTGGGCGAGATCGCGCCAGGCGAGGACCTTCCGTACGCCCTCGAGAACCAGACGAGGCCCATCTACCCGGCTTGGGCGTTCCCGGCGGACGCAGACCCCGCCACGGTCGTTCACGAGTTGGCGCACCAGTGGTACGGCGACAGCGTGACGTTGAGCCGCTGGGGTGACATGTGGCTCAACGAGGGCTTCGCGACGTACGCGGAGTGGCTCTGGGCTGAGGACGACGGCGGGCTCACCGCCCAGCAGCAGTTCGACGCGTACTACATCAACCCGCCAGGCAACAACGCGGCATTCTGGGCGGCGACGCCCGGCGAGCCCGGTCCTGCCGGTCTCTTCGACACTCCCGTGTACTACCGCAGCGCCATGGCACTGCAGGCGCTGCGCATGGAGGTGGGTGACCCGACGTTCTTCGCGATCATCGAGGGGTGGGCTACCGAGAACGCCGGTGGAAACGTGACGACGCAGCAGTTCGTCGACTACGCCTCGTCGGTCGCGGACCAGGACCTCTCGGGACTGTTCGATGCCTGGTTGTTCACCCCGGAGCAGCCGGCGCTCTGA
- a CDS encoding class I SAM-dependent methyltransferase — protein sequence MSERYTHGHHESVLKSHTWRTIENSAAYLAPLLTAGRSLLDLGCGPGTITVEFADRLAPGRVVGLDAASEVIARASSEFQRDNLEFIVGDAYELPFDDDTFDIVHAHQTLQHVADPVAVLREMRRVAKPGGIIAARDVDYAGTFWYPQLPGLDAWLGLYERVHRSNGGEPDAGRRLKAWAREADLDEAETTASVWNFANATDREWWGSMWEARVLQSAFAADALGKGYATQQDLEAISHAWREWADHEDGWLAMPHGELLARA from the coding sequence ATGAGCGAGCGATACACCCACGGCCACCACGAGAGCGTTCTGAAGTCACACACGTGGCGAACGATCGAGAACTCGGCGGCGTATCTTGCGCCACTGCTGACCGCGGGGCGATCACTGCTCGACCTCGGCTGCGGCCCGGGCACGATCACGGTCGAGTTCGCGGACCGGCTCGCGCCGGGTCGCGTGGTGGGGTTGGATGCGGCATCCGAGGTCATCGCGCGTGCGTCATCCGAGTTCCAGCGTGACAACCTGGAGTTCATTGTGGGGGACGCGTACGAGCTGCCGTTCGATGACGACACGTTCGACATCGTCCACGCCCACCAGACACTGCAGCACGTGGCTGACCCGGTCGCCGTGCTGCGCGAGATGCGGCGCGTGGCGAAGCCGGGTGGGATCATCGCCGCACGGGACGTCGACTACGCGGGAACGTTCTGGTACCCGCAGTTGCCCGGGCTCGACGCGTGGCTCGGCCTCTACGAGCGCGTGCATCGCTCCAACGGGGGCGAACCCGATGCCGGACGGCGCCTGAAGGCGTGGGCGCGCGAGGCCGACCTTGACGAAGCCGAGACGACGGCATCCGTCTGGAACTTCGCCAACGCCACCGACCGTGAGTGGTGGGGCAGCATGTGGGAGGCGCGCGTTCTACAGTCGGCGTTCGCAGCCGACGCCCTCGGCAAGGGGTACGCGACGCAACAGGACCTCGAGGCCATCAGCCACGCCTGGCGCGAGTGGGCCGACCACGAGGACGGCTGGCTCGCCATGCCCCACGGTGAGCTCCTCGCGCGGGCCTGA
- a CDS encoding GNAT family N-acetyltransferase, whose amino-acid sequence MIRPILGDDREAWSELFRSYGVFYETDFSEEVLEKVWLVLLTAGSGIDAVVAENDEGTVVGFAHYRSHPDTFSGGRDWFLDDLYVHPDARGAGHATALIEHIADLARETGPAGTLRWITAADNERAQRVYDRVATKTTWVTYEVKL is encoded by the coding sequence ATGATCCGCCCCATCCTTGGCGACGACCGGGAGGCCTGGTCAGAGCTGTTCCGCAGCTACGGCGTGTTCTACGAGACCGACTTCAGCGAAGAGGTGCTCGAGAAGGTCTGGCTCGTGCTGCTCACCGCGGGTTCCGGCATCGATGCTGTCGTGGCCGAGAACGACGAGGGCACGGTTGTCGGCTTCGCCCACTACCGCTCTCACCCCGACACCTTCAGCGGCGGGCGTGACTGGTTCCTCGACGACCTGTACGTGCATCCGGATGCCCGCGGCGCTGGCCACGCGACGGCGCTCATCGAGCACATCGCCGACCTCGCCCGCGAGACCGGCCCGGCCGGTACCCTCCGGTGGATCACGGCAGCCGACAACGAGCGCGCCCAGCGGGTCTACGACAGGGTCGCCACGAAGACGACCTGGGTCACGTACGAGGTGAAGCTCTGA
- a CDS encoding TetR/AcrR family transcriptional regulator, protein MTPADTTTRGRPQSSSREMLQEAAFELFLENGYSGTTVGQIANRAGVSRNTFFNYFAGKSDVFWIDLDSTLEHLRGALHSAPGDLPAIEAVRDALLTIAEDLGPERVPWALTQFPMIGDTQELQAAAMSRLSSHVRLLTDFLTPSFPDPRSPLLARTAAYATIGACVAAAQAWASAGTTRGALRPYLESALAPVIEGFRSL, encoded by the coding sequence ATGACTCCCGCCGACACGACGACTCGGGGTCGACCCCAGTCGTCGTCGCGGGAGATGCTCCAGGAGGCCGCCTTCGAGCTCTTCCTCGAGAACGGGTATTCGGGAACCACCGTCGGACAGATCGCCAACCGTGCCGGCGTCAGTCGCAACACCTTCTTCAACTACTTCGCGGGCAAGAGCGACGTGTTCTGGATCGACCTCGACTCCACGCTGGAGCACCTTCGAGGCGCACTGCACTCGGCACCGGGCGACCTCCCCGCCATCGAGGCCGTTCGGGATGCCCTGCTCACCATCGCGGAGGACCTCGGGCCCGAGCGCGTGCCGTGGGCACTGACCCAGTTCCCGATGATCGGGGACACCCAGGAGCTGCAGGCCGCAGCGATGTCACGACTCAGCAGCCACGTTCGTCTTCTCACCGACTTCCTCACACCGAGCTTTCCCGACCCGCGTTCGCCCCTGCTTGCGAGGACCGCGGCGTACGCGACCATCGGCGCCTGCGTCGCGGCCGCCCAAGCTTGGGCCTCGGCCGGGACGACCCGCGGGGCGTTGAGGCCCTACCTCGAGTCGGCGCTGGCACCGGTCATCGAGGGATTCCGCTCGCTCTGA